CTTGTCGACTGATCCCATGTTCTTTTTCATAGTATTCAAATTTAAGTATTAATTGTTAATCTGCAGTTAAATCTTACCAAAGATCGTCAGAATATTTTAGAAATGCAATTTTTATCCTGAGATGGCATCTCAATTTTTTCATTCGCCCACCAGAGAGCTAGCCTACTTTTGTACCTTTAATCCTCCGTTCAAAATTTCAACATGATGAGAATATATAAGTATTATCTATTTATTTCTATTGTATTTCTGATTGCCCTGACAGCCTGTTCCGGAAATTCCCATAAACAACAGATCCTGACTGAAAAAATCCAGTATGATGTGCCTGTAATCAGCAGTGATCCTCAGCTCGACTGGTGGATCAATAATATCGAAGGTTCCAGGAGGGAACCTTTCCTGAAGAGGATCATGGAAGCCTCTGAGAGAGGGGAGGTGAGGGTATACGACTATTTTAACCAACAGCTGACATCGTTGCAGGTCCAGGCTCAGTGCATCGATACAATTTACAGGACACTCCTCCGGGAATATCCTCCGTACGAGGAATATGATACCATGACGATCGATGCGATATCCTACCGGGATATCACGAAGATCCGCTTTATGGAGGAATGGAGCTGGAACCCCGGATCACTCCAGATGGATAAGAAAGTTATAGCCATAGGGCCGGTCATTCAGAAGGAGATCGCGGGGGAAAGCTTTAACCAATTACTTTTCTGGATATACCTTGATGAGCAGTACCCGGCGAAGTAACGCTTTGTTCCCTATCTTTGCGCTTCATTTTCGAAAAATGGAATTTCAAACCAGGACATTTAGCAACGGTATCCGCTTATTGCATATCCCGGCCGGTGGGCCGGTAGCGCACCTTGCAGTCTATATCAATGCCGGGACACGTGATGAAGAGCACAATCAAAACGGCATCGCTCATTTTATAGAACATACGATCTTTAAGGGCACCCGCAAGAGAAAAGCGTATCATGTGCTCACCCGCCTGGAAAGCGTGGGCGGCGAGCTGAATGCTTTCACATCTAAAGAGGAAACCTGTATTTTCGCCACTTTTTTAACTGAGCACTTCCTTCGTGCCCTGGATCTTGTCGCGGACATTATCACCCAGCCCACTTTCCCTGAAAAGGAACTGAAGAAAGAAAAGGATGTCATCCTTGATGAGATAAACTCTTACAAGGATAATCCTTCCGAAGAAATTTACGATGTTTTGGAAGAAAATATTTTCCATGGTCATGCCCTCGGGAAAAATATTCTGGGAAACCCGGAAGATTTGCTGAAATTTACGCGCCAGGATGTGATAAGCTTCATCAACAAAAATTATACTGGAGGGAATTTGGTCATTTGTACCAGCGGAAACCTTGATTTCAAAAAGATCAGTCACCAGGTAGAGAAATTCTTTGAAGCTATTCCTGCTGATAGGCCGGGAAGAAACAGGCAGGCATTTTCTTCTTACCAGCCTTTCAATTTGAATTTGTCCCGGACAACTTACCAGACCCATTGCATGATCGGCAATGTGGCTTACGAC
This portion of the Bacteroidales bacterium genome encodes:
- a CDS encoding insulinase family protein encodes the protein MEFQTRTFSNGIRLLHIPAGGPVAHLAVYINAGTRDEEHNQNGIAHFIEHTIFKGTRKRKAYHVLTRLESVGGELNAFTSKEETCIFATFLTEHFLRALDLVADIITQPTFPEKELKKEKDVILDEINSYKDNPSEEIYDVLEENIFHGHALGKNILGNPEDLLKFTRQDVISFINKNYTGGNLVICTSGNLDFKKISHQVEKFFEAIPADRPGRNRQAFSSYQPFNLNLSRTTYQTHCMIGNVAYDRKDPRRFSMYLLNNILGGPAMNSRLNLAVRERHGYAYTVESAFLPYTDTGIFSIYIGTDNVNLNKSLALIRKEMEKMRTVKLGALQLSQARKQLIGQIEIANESNLNYLMAAGKSFLHDNRLYAPDEIRKKIEAVTGEQILELAQEIFNTEKLSMLIFQNQLT